From Shewanella yunxiaonensis, the proteins below share one genomic window:
- a CDS encoding branched-chain amino acid aminotransferase, protein MEIKYQLKPAAERRQEQFRPEGNVGFGRLRTDHMFLMDYYDGEWRDPRIVPYGPFSVAPGAVALHYGQSIFEGAKAFMHQDGEIYTFRTNKNAERLNRSADILCIPYLPEEMQLQAINALIDADRLWFPMQEGACLYIRPFIFATEDRLSVSPSTSYTFCVVLSPSGAYYGANLSPISLLISTHYHRAAPGGTGASKASGNYAASLRAGRAAKEVGAAQVLYLDNNNVYIEEAGAMNHFHILKDGTVVIPEFTDTILRSITSQSIIELATELGYPVRQEMVRLDDFVKGVESGEIIEAGGFGTAAVVSPVGSYIFEDGRRITVGNGQVGEHVKHIYQVYTEIQKGLRPAPAGWLHKVPHLGH, encoded by the coding sequence ATGGAAATCAAGTATCAGTTAAAACCTGCCGCAGAACGCCGCCAGGAGCAGTTCCGTCCGGAGGGTAATGTCGGGTTTGGCCGGTTGCGTACCGACCATATGTTTTTAATGGATTATTACGATGGTGAATGGCGGGATCCACGTATTGTTCCATATGGTCCTTTTTCAGTCGCACCGGGTGCAGTTGCACTACATTATGGGCAATCCATTTTTGAAGGTGCTAAAGCGTTTATGCACCAGGATGGTGAGATTTATACCTTCCGTACGAATAAAAACGCCGAACGTCTTAATCGCTCTGCTGACATTCTGTGCATTCCTTATTTGCCAGAAGAGATGCAGCTGCAGGCAATCAATGCGCTGATTGATGCGGACCGCTTATGGTTCCCGATGCAAGAAGGCGCTTGTTTGTACATTCGGCCATTTATTTTTGCCACCGAAGATCGCCTATCAGTCAGTCCATCAACTTCATACACCTTCTGTGTAGTGTTAAGCCCAAGCGGTGCTTATTATGGGGCTAACCTGAGTCCTATCAGTCTGTTGATTAGTACTCACTATCACCGTGCAGCTCCTGGTGGTACGGGGGCCAGCAAGGCATCCGGTAACTATGCTGCCTCTTTGCGTGCTGGCCGAGCTGCAAAAGAAGTGGGGGCTGCTCAGGTACTGTATCTGGACAACAACAATGTGTATATCGAGGAAGCGGGTGCGATGAACCACTTCCATATTCTGAAAGATGGCACCGTGGTCATCCCAGAATTCACCGATACCATCCTGCGTTCTATTACCTCACAGTCAATTATCGAGCTGGCAACTGAACTCGGTTATCCGGTGCGTCAGGAAATGGTGCGCTTGGATGATTTTGTGAAGGGTGTGGAATCTGGTGAAATTATTGAAGCCGGTGGTTTTGGTACAGCGGCGGTGGTATCTCCTGTTGGCTCCTATATCTTTGAAGATGGTCGCCGGATTACCGTAGGTAACGGTCAGGTGGGTGAACATGTGAAACACATTTATCAAGTGTACACCGAAATCCAAAAAGGCCTGCGTCCGGCACCTGCTGGTTGGCTGCACAAAGTGCCCCATCTCGGTCATTAA